One stretch of Sinomonas terrae DNA includes these proteins:
- a CDS encoding IS110 family transposase, with translation MVVVLGGDVHKKSHTFEAVDGNGRRLDGITVPATPAGHDKAVRWARCGFGDQERLWGIEDCRHLSGRLEQDLLAVGERVVRVPPKLTAKARASARTRGKSDPIDALAIARAVLREPELPVAAHDAASRELKLLTDRRDDLVAERTRAVNRLRWHLHELEPARDPSRGELARQTVRVELAEWLGMQEGLVAELALEILADIDRLSPKIEALAARIGSVVREYAPALLAVPGCGPLSAAKIIGETAGIRRFRSEACYAMFAGTAPIPAWSGSTAGRVRLNRSGNRQLNAALHRIAVTQTRHECPGRDYYHRRLGCGDSTKEALRCLKRQITRAVYRALSSNAQTTEKAAA, from the coding sequence ATGGTGGTGGTTCTGGGCGGCGACGTCCACAAGAAGTCCCATACCTTCGAGGCCGTCGACGGCAACGGACGACGCCTCGACGGGATCACCGTCCCGGCCACGCCCGCGGGTCATGACAAGGCGGTCCGCTGGGCCAGATGCGGCTTCGGGGACCAGGAGCGCCTCTGGGGGATCGAGGACTGCCGGCACCTCTCGGGCCGCCTCGAGCAGGACCTGCTCGCCGTCGGGGAACGCGTCGTGCGGGTTCCGCCGAAGCTCACCGCGAAGGCACGCGCCTCGGCCCGCACGCGGGGCAAGTCTGATCCAATCGACGCCCTTGCCATCGCCCGCGCAGTCCTGCGCGAACCGGAGCTGCCGGTGGCCGCGCACGATGCGGCCTCCCGTGAGCTGAAGCTGCTCACCGACCGGCGCGATGACCTCGTCGCCGAGCGCACCCGGGCGGTGAACCGGCTGCGCTGGCACCTGCACGAGCTGGAGCCTGCACGCGATCCCTCTCGCGGCGAGCTGGCCCGCCAGACCGTCAGGGTCGAGCTCGCCGAGTGGCTCGGAATGCAGGAGGGGCTCGTAGCCGAGCTCGCCTTGGAGATCCTGGCCGACATTGACCGCCTCAGCCCGAAGATCGAGGCCCTCGCAGCGCGGATCGGATCCGTTGTGCGCGAGTACGCTCCCGCCCTGCTCGCGGTCCCTGGCTGCGGTCCACTCAGCGCGGCCAAGATCATCGGCGAGACAGCAGGGATCCGCCGCTTCCGTTCCGAGGCCTGCTATGCGATGTTCGCCGGCACCGCACCCATCCCCGCCTGGTCCGGCAGCACCGCAGGGCGCGTCCGGCTCAACCGCTCCGGGAACCGTCAGCTCAACGCCGCCCTCCACCGCATCGCCGTCACCCAGACCCGCCACGAATGCCCTGGCCGCGACTACTACCACCGCCGCCTCGGCTGCGGTGACAGCACGAAGGAAGCACTCCGCTGCCTCAAACGGCAGATCACCAGAGCCGTCTACCGCGCCCTCAGCTCGAACGCCCAGACCACCGAAAAGGCCGCAGCCTGA
- a CDS encoding acyltransferase family protein, with product MKRIHSLTGLRFLAASAVALMHGFARYDLPVVNLGFLGVSFFFVLSGFVLTWAETTADGTVTFLRNRFAKLFPLNAATLAVAAIVPVAPNSSRLSFLQSLTLTQAWRPSSASSFNAVAWSLSAEAFFYLLLPAMLRVMRRFNVRELVGTVVFLMVLQPVMGLVFQLTLGGGNDGWAAHFLTYDFPPYRMAEFVIGVALALLLKAGHAPSRTSQLTAAAVTTAGIALTLLADLSHLTLWWASEALILPAIIVLVWATARRELEGRSCLLTHPRIVRLGDRSFSFYMVHYLVLGAVGLLVAQGPQSLPWWLVPPALLSAAAVAALAYRFVEKPCERAIRDLFAVHRFGSTAPRPASEPPRPLEGQSAEVRVRLRGRNL from the coding sequence GTGAAGCGAATCCACTCGCTGACTGGCCTGCGGTTCCTCGCCGCCAGTGCCGTCGCGCTCATGCATGGCTTCGCCCGCTACGACCTTCCGGTGGTGAACCTCGGATTCCTGGGGGTGAGCTTCTTCTTCGTCCTCTCCGGCTTCGTCCTGACCTGGGCGGAGACGACAGCGGACGGCACTGTCACGTTCCTGCGGAACCGTTTCGCCAAACTGTTCCCGCTAAACGCAGCCACGCTTGCCGTCGCGGCGATTGTCCCTGTCGCGCCGAACTCCAGTCGGCTCTCGTTCCTGCAGAGCCTCACCCTCACACAAGCTTGGCGTCCGTCCTCGGCATCGTCCTTCAATGCGGTGGCGTGGTCCCTGTCAGCCGAGGCCTTTTTCTACCTGCTGCTTCCCGCGATGCTGAGGGTAATGCGGCGGTTCAACGTCCGCGAGCTGGTCGGCACCGTCGTGTTCCTTATGGTCCTGCAGCCGGTGATGGGCCTGGTCTTCCAGCTCACCCTGGGTGGCGGGAACGACGGATGGGCAGCCCACTTCCTCACCTACGACTTCCCTCCCTACCGGATGGCCGAGTTCGTCATCGGCGTCGCGCTGGCCCTCCTGCTCAAGGCGGGACATGCACCATCCCGCACGAGTCAACTCACAGCAGCTGCCGTCACCACAGCCGGGATTGCCCTGACGCTCCTCGCCGATCTGTCCCATCTCACGCTGTGGTGGGCCAGCGAGGCCCTCATACTGCCCGCGATCATCGTCCTGGTCTGGGCCACAGCCCGGCGCGAGCTGGAAGGCCGGAGCTGCCTTCTGACCCATCCGCGCATAGTCCGACTTGGAGACCGCTCCTTCTCGTTCTACATGGTGCACTACCTCGTCCTCGGCGCGGTCGGACTCCTAGTCGCCCAAGGCCCCCAAAGCCTCCCCTGGTGGCTCGTCCCGCCAGCCCTCCTCTCAGCCGCCGCAGTCGCTGCTCTCGCCTACCGTTTCGTCGAGAAGCCCTGTGAACGGGCCATCCGCGACCTGTTCGCCGTCCACCGCTTCGGCTCGACCGCTCCGAGGCCTGCGTCCGAGCCTCCGAGACCCTTGGAGGGGCAGAGCGCAGAGGTACGGGTTCGCCTTAGGGGCCGGAACCTATGA
- a CDS encoding O-methyltransferase — protein sequence MVEHAPKPGWIDVERWLTKTVVKPGPEHERALQTAVERGMPAIEVQPTAGKLLHLLVRMSQARRVLEIGTLAGYSTIWMAQALPEDGHLDTLEYLPEHAEIARANVAAAGLDGRVEVHVGPALETLPALEGPYDFVFIDADKQNDTNYLQWAVRLGRPGTVVVVDNAVWEGALLDPKIDETNAPGIIAALELLGSPPFEATVVQTVGSKGWDGFALAVVK from the coding sequence ATGGTCGAGCACGCACCCAAACCCGGATGGATCGACGTCGAACGCTGGCTGACCAAGACGGTTGTGAAGCCCGGGCCTGAGCACGAACGGGCGCTGCAGACCGCCGTGGAGCGCGGAATGCCCGCGATAGAAGTCCAGCCCACGGCAGGGAAGCTCCTCCATCTCCTCGTCCGGATGAGCCAGGCTAGGCGGGTCCTCGAGATTGGCACCTTGGCGGGATACAGCACGATTTGGATGGCCCAGGCGCTCCCGGAGGATGGCCACCTCGACACGCTCGAGTACCTTCCCGAGCACGCGGAGATCGCCCGGGCGAACGTTGCCGCGGCAGGCCTCGACGGTCGTGTCGAGGTACACGTCGGCCCTGCCCTCGAGACGCTTCCCGCGCTCGAAGGACCCTACGATTTCGTCTTCATCGACGCAGACAAGCAGAACGACACGAACTATCTCCAGTGGGCCGTGCGGCTCGGGCGGCCGGGGACCGTCGTCGTCGTCGACAACGCGGTGTGGGAGGGGGCGCTCCTCGATCCCAAGATCGACGAGACGAATGCCCCCGGAATCATCGCGGCGCTCGAGTTGCTCGGCAGCCCGCCGTTCGAGGCGACGGTCGTGCAGACCGTGGGCTCGAAGGGCTGGGACGGTTTTGCGCTCGCCGTTGTGAAGTAG
- a CDS encoding DEAD/DEAH box helicase has translation MSQYLGPDTSEQRVDVRVDALAVYDSVSPNMLPDGRWPSDVTHPLALSQQFAINRALADLEGAEGLFAVNGPPGTGKTTMLRDMIAALVTKRATALASFDHAASAFVGTREINTRSGIRSKVHRLHESLRGFEIVIASSNNGAVENISLEIPALSENVIGPTFSDTARYFPEIATRLLNEKRNNDGDEDEPPKQAWGLTSAKLGNSANVGAFIGAALFGDKRWPDADDAVPGLFQLLNQPPADALSWPAARKSFLKAKCEVDRLRAVRQRLHEAFVDLPRLRQETQHLERALEVDTTQLKEQEWLVSRQEAALAELARAEATVRADLAGHLAARPGVLEQIFSLGRVMNAWRQRQADLAERVDRACTETASLKATIGELRIAASSLRARRDETSGRLQNRKRRLTTAEAALARYTHEKPPADWFAIGSVEREKAAPWLDKEFNEARSRLFLEALQLHRAFVFDQNEKMRQNLSAVCNVLKKSVAPDTPSAAVREAWEALFMVVPTMTTTFASMPRLFASLKDEQLGWLFIDEAGQATPQAALCGISRARRALLVGDPLQLTPVVTLPSEFQNRLLEIAGTHPRWLSGTHPAQVLADRTAKYGTHIQPAGRDKIWVGAPLRVHRRCDNPMFDTVNQEVYDGLMIHGGKTLFRRFPLGEHHQEAPKSSWLDVTTTEWNGHSSIQELIRFDELLRNLKEAGHDMSKVLAIAPFRQTAFEIERRARRYLRDSKAQSGTVHRAQGKEADIVILVLGGKTSGVRNWAVETPNLFNVAVSRAKHRLYVIGDHGEWARLPYFSAISQRLDHHPLQVPLSDLFATLTRPEGTPSDGQKPRIIDDNGHPVSRMEYWGQRELSAELCIPAPRVGDLLRETGLLLPGPDKEPSPKALQQGLALWVTVMTADGPRRYARWHRTRALEILERALKAKQT, from the coding sequence ATGTCCCAATATTTGGGTCCTGACACGTCCGAGCAGAGAGTCGATGTCCGCGTGGACGCCCTCGCCGTCTACGACTCGGTCTCGCCGAACATGCTGCCCGACGGCCGGTGGCCGAGCGACGTCACGCATCCTCTGGCCCTGTCGCAGCAGTTCGCGATCAACCGGGCGCTGGCCGATCTGGAAGGCGCTGAAGGGCTATTCGCCGTCAATGGACCTCCGGGCACCGGCAAGACGACCATGCTCAGGGACATGATCGCAGCATTGGTGACCAAGCGCGCCACAGCTCTGGCTTCGTTCGATCACGCGGCAAGCGCATTCGTTGGGACCAGGGAGATCAACACCAGGTCCGGAATCCGGTCCAAAGTTCACCGGCTGCACGAGAGCCTGCGCGGCTTCGAGATAGTCATAGCCTCTTCCAACAATGGGGCGGTCGAGAACATCAGTCTGGAAATCCCTGCACTCTCCGAAAACGTCATCGGCCCCACGTTTAGCGATACGGCGAGATACTTTCCCGAGATCGCAACCCGCCTGTTGAACGAGAAGCGCAACAACGACGGCGACGAAGACGAGCCACCGAAGCAGGCGTGGGGCTTGACCTCCGCCAAACTCGGGAACTCCGCCAACGTCGGAGCCTTCATCGGCGCAGCGCTCTTCGGCGACAAGAGATGGCCCGACGCCGACGATGCGGTACCTGGGCTCTTCCAATTGCTGAACCAGCCGCCTGCCGATGCCCTCTCGTGGCCGGCAGCCAGGAAATCCTTCCTGAAAGCAAAATGCGAGGTGGACCGCCTTCGGGCAGTACGGCAGCGGCTCCACGAGGCGTTCGTCGACCTGCCACGCCTCCGTCAAGAGACCCAACACCTCGAGCGCGCGCTTGAGGTCGACACCACACAGCTAAAAGAGCAAGAGTGGCTCGTCTCCCGGCAGGAGGCAGCCCTTGCAGAGCTCGCACGGGCCGAAGCGACAGTTCGTGCTGACCTTGCCGGCCATCTGGCCGCACGGCCGGGAGTATTGGAACAGATCTTCTCCCTCGGACGTGTCATGAATGCGTGGAGGCAACGGCAGGCCGACCTCGCCGAACGCGTGGATCGTGCCTGCACGGAGACCGCGAGCCTCAAGGCGACAATCGGTGAGTTACGAATCGCTGCTTCTTCGCTTCGGGCGCGCCGGGACGAGACCTCCGGCCGTCTGCAGAACCGGAAACGTCGGCTCACGACGGCGGAGGCCGCGCTCGCCCGATATACCCATGAGAAGCCACCTGCAGACTGGTTCGCCATCGGCAGCGTGGAGCGGGAGAAGGCCGCGCCGTGGCTCGACAAGGAGTTCAACGAGGCCCGATCCCGGCTTTTTCTCGAAGCCCTCCAGCTGCACCGAGCATTTGTGTTCGACCAGAACGAGAAAATGCGTCAGAACCTCTCGGCTGTTTGCAACGTGCTGAAGAAGTCGGTCGCGCCTGATACCCCGTCCGCAGCAGTGAGAGAGGCCTGGGAAGCCCTGTTCATGGTGGTGCCCACCATGACCACCACATTCGCCTCCATGCCGAGGCTCTTTGCCTCCCTCAAAGACGAACAGCTCGGATGGCTTTTCATCGACGAGGCCGGCCAGGCCACCCCTCAGGCAGCCCTTTGCGGCATCTCCCGCGCCCGACGCGCCCTGCTGGTGGGCGATCCGCTCCAACTCACACCAGTGGTGACCCTCCCAAGCGAATTCCAGAACCGGCTCCTTGAGATAGCCGGCACCCACCCGCGCTGGCTCTCCGGGACCCACCCCGCGCAGGTTCTCGCTGACCGGACGGCCAAGTACGGAACGCATATCCAACCGGCTGGGCGGGACAAGATCTGGGTTGGGGCACCACTACGGGTCCACCGGCGATGCGATAATCCGATGTTCGACACCGTCAACCAGGAGGTCTACGACGGCCTCATGATCCATGGTGGAAAAACCCTGTTCAGGAGATTTCCCCTTGGGGAGCATCATCAAGAAGCCCCGAAATCCTCGTGGCTCGATGTGACCACAACCGAATGGAATGGTCATTCCTCGATCCAGGAGCTGATCCGTTTCGATGAACTCCTCAGGAATCTGAAGGAGGCGGGGCACGATATGTCCAAGGTGCTCGCCATCGCTCCGTTCCGGCAGACAGCCTTTGAAATCGAGCGGCGGGCGAGACGGTATCTTCGCGACTCGAAGGCGCAGTCGGGGACCGTCCACCGCGCTCAGGGCAAGGAAGCAGACATCGTGATCCTCGTCCTCGGAGGCAAGACGTCCGGGGTCAGGAACTGGGCAGTTGAGACTCCGAACCTTTTCAACGTTGCCGTCAGTCGGGCAAAGCACCGGCTCTACGTCATTGGCGACCACGGGGAATGGGCCAGACTCCCGTACTTCAGCGCGATCTCGCAGCGGCTGGACCATCACCCCCTGCAGGTACCCCTCAGCGACCTGTTCGCAACGCTCACCAGACCAGAAGGCACGCCTTCCGACGGGCAAAAGCCACGGATCATTGACGATAACGGGCACCCTGTAAGCCGCATGGAATATTGGGGGCAGAGAGAGCTCAGCGCAGAACTCTGCATACCCGCCCCACGCGTTGGCGACCTCCTTAGAGAAACTGGGCTGCTGCTTCCCGGCCCGGACAAGGAACCGTCCCCCAAGGCTCTGCAGCAAGGCCTAGCCCTGTGGGTAACGGTCATGACTGCCGACGGCCCGCGCCGATACGCGAGATGGCATCGCACCCGAGCCCTGGAGATCCTCGAGCGCGCGCTCAAGGCCAAGCAGACCTGA
- a CDS encoding IS1380 family transposase, which translates to MQVSHSQAAVAVSFDEPNLVSAAGLLPVMRLAEAAGLRALTDAHLSVPTDKGANAGLKIASLVAGMVAGADSIDDMALLRHGGMGRLFKACYAPSTLGSFLRAFAFGHVRQLDAVAARFLANLAARAPLLDAPAVGEFVFVDVDDTIIEVHGHAKQGAGFGYSGVRGLNALLATATTAQSAPVILAQRLRKGAAASPRGASRLVADALSALRRAGTPGRALVRADSAFYGHPTVAAALAAGAEVSVTVRLDPAVKRAIAAIPSEAWTAIEYTDAVFDQAAGTWISRAEVAEVPFTAFASRKKAEQVTGRLVVRRIPDLNPKAPDGQGTLFDTHRHHAFFTTVPAQDLGTVAADATHRAHAVIEQVHADLKDSALAHLPSGKFAANSAWLVAAVMAFNLARAAGTLAAGPFAKARTGTIRRKLVNLPARIAASARKIRLRLPANWPWQNAWEQLFTAAHAPPSMP; encoded by the coding sequence GTGCAAGTTTCCCACAGTCAGGCCGCGGTGGCGGTGTCCTTCGACGAGCCGAACCTCGTCTCCGCGGCAGGCCTGCTGCCGGTGATGCGCCTGGCCGAGGCCGCAGGGCTCCGGGCCCTGACCGACGCGCATCTGAGCGTGCCGACGGACAAGGGCGCGAACGCGGGCCTGAAGATCGCCTCGCTGGTGGCCGGGATGGTCGCCGGGGCGGACTCGATCGATGACATGGCCCTGCTGCGCCACGGCGGGATGGGCAGGCTCTTCAAGGCCTGCTACGCGCCCTCGACCCTGGGCTCCTTCCTGCGCGCGTTCGCCTTCGGCCACGTCCGCCAGCTCGACGCGGTCGCCGCCCGCTTCCTGGCGAACCTCGCCGCGCGGGCCCCGCTGCTGGACGCCCCGGCCGTCGGGGAGTTCGTGTTCGTGGACGTCGACGACACGATCATCGAGGTCCACGGCCACGCCAAGCAGGGCGCTGGCTTCGGGTACTCCGGGGTCCGCGGGCTCAACGCCCTGCTGGCCACCGCCACCACGGCCCAGAGCGCGCCGGTGATCCTGGCCCAGCGGCTGCGCAAGGGCGCTGCGGCGTCCCCGCGCGGGGCGTCCCGGCTGGTCGCCGACGCCCTCTCCGCCCTGCGCCGCGCCGGGACGCCGGGGAGGGCGCTGGTCCGGGCCGACTCGGCGTTCTACGGGCACCCCACCGTCGCCGCCGCCCTCGCGGCAGGGGCCGAGGTCTCGGTCACGGTGCGCCTGGACCCGGCAGTTAAGCGTGCCATCGCCGCCATCCCATCGGAGGCCTGGACGGCGATCGAGTACACCGATGCGGTCTTCGACCAGGCCGCCGGGACCTGGATCTCCCGGGCGGAGGTCGCCGAGGTCCCCTTCACCGCCTTCGCTTCGCGGAAGAAGGCCGAACAGGTCACCGGGCGGCTCGTCGTGCGCCGCATCCCGGACCTGAACCCCAAGGCCCCCGACGGGCAGGGGACCCTGTTCGACACGCACCGGCACCACGCCTTCTTCACCACCGTCCCCGCCCAGGACCTGGGCACTGTCGCGGCCGATGCCACGCACCGTGCCCATGCGGTCATCGAGCAGGTCCACGCCGACCTGAAGGACAGCGCCCTGGCGCACCTGCCCTCGGGGAAGTTCGCGGCGAACTCGGCCTGGCTCGTCGCGGCGGTGATGGCCTTCAACCTCGCCCGCGCGGCCGGGACCCTGGCCGCCGGCCCCTTCGCGAAAGCCAGGACCGGGACCATCCGCCGCAAGCTCGTGAACCTCCCGGCCCGGATCGCCGCCAGCGCCCGGAAGATCCGGCTGCGGCTGCCGGCGAACTGGCCCTGGCAGAACGCATGGGAACAGCTCTTCACCGCCGCCCACGCCCCGCCGTCCATGCCCTAG
- a CDS encoding spermidine synthase, which translates to MDSRTPQLSPGLYPIDTGMAELQRDGDASDGWLLKINGVQSSHIVLSDPLRLDFEYMRWIIALVEERFPPESTDRLRALHQGGGGCSMPRYLAVRYPHARQVVVELDGQLAEYVRSWFDLPKAPLLRLRVGEARAVTESLTPRTRDLIIRDVFSGSRTPHPLTTVEFTRASALLLDSGGLFVANIGSAPDQITAREEAAAIAEVFPYIGVVADPAMLKGRRYGNIIVAGSDSPLEGSAALRRRLLGGGLPAQFWDDAQARSWIGKAAPRHDPPGSPAPDPATP; encoded by the coding sequence ATGGATTCGCGCACGCCCCAGTTGTCTCCTGGCCTGTACCCCATCGACACGGGCATGGCGGAGCTCCAGCGCGACGGTGACGCCTCCGACGGTTGGCTCCTCAAGATCAACGGCGTCCAGAGCTCCCACATCGTCCTGAGTGACCCACTGCGGCTGGACTTCGAGTACATGCGCTGGATCATTGCGCTAGTCGAGGAGCGCTTTCCGCCCGAGAGCACCGACAGGCTCCGGGCACTCCATCAGGGCGGAGGCGGCTGCTCGATGCCTCGGTATCTCGCGGTGCGCTACCCGCACGCGCGGCAGGTCGTCGTCGAACTCGACGGGCAGCTCGCCGAGTATGTCCGGAGCTGGTTCGACCTGCCTAAGGCGCCGCTCCTGCGGCTCCGCGTCGGCGAGGCGCGCGCTGTCACGGAATCGCTCACCCCGCGGACGCGGGACCTCATCATTCGCGACGTCTTCTCCGGGTCTCGGACACCGCACCCCCTCACAACAGTCGAGTTCACCCGGGCTTCAGCACTGCTCCTCGACTCCGGTGGGCTCTTCGTGGCGAATATCGGCAGTGCGCCGGACCAGATCACGGCCCGCGAGGAGGCCGCCGCGATCGCCGAGGTCTTCCCCTATATCGGAGTGGTTGCGGACCCTGCGATGCTCAAGGGCAGGCGGTACGGGAACATCATCGTCGCGGGAAGCGACAGCCCGCTCGAAGGCTCGGCGGCCCTCCGTCGTCGTCTCCTGGGTGGGGGCCTACCGGCCCAGTTCTGGGACGACGCCCAAGCTCGAAGCTGGATCGGCAAGGCCGCGCCGAGGCACGATCCGCCCGGGAGCCCGGCACCCGATCCCGCTACCCCATGA
- a CDS encoding MFS transporter yields MSSIQRPVGTGADRSLLTKIVSASMAGTVVEWYDFFLYATASTIVFNKILLPTMGNEYDGIIAAFLTYAVGFIARPLGGVVFGQIGDRLGRKRTLQITILLIGVATVLMGCLPTYHQIGVWAPILLVALRFVQGLALGGEWGGAVLLVAEHAPDKDRAFWASWPQAAVPLGNVLATAVLWVLTSTLSSSAFLAWGWRIAFWVSAIVIIVGYVIRTKVTEAPIFEAAKAELEAEKAAGYGVFEVIRRYPRGILVGMGLRFAENIMYYLVVTFSIVYLGTGLKMNTASILGVIAIAHVCHFVVILTVGRMADRVGRKPVYLAGAILTATWGFWAFPAFGTKNTWAILLTIIVGLVFHALMYSGQPAIMAEMFPTRMRYSGVSICYQVTSIVAGSLAPVFATEWLKATGSWWPTAVYLAIASLITAAAVIALRETKGASLHALDAADAARVGVAGEARARA; encoded by the coding sequence ATGAGCTCAATCCAGCGCCCGGTCGGCACAGGCGCCGACCGCTCGCTTCTGACCAAGATCGTGTCCGCGTCGATGGCCGGGACGGTCGTCGAGTGGTACGACTTCTTCCTTTACGCGACCGCTTCGACGATCGTCTTCAACAAGATCCTCCTGCCCACCATGGGCAATGAGTACGACGGAATCATCGCGGCGTTCCTGACGTACGCGGTGGGCTTCATCGCCCGCCCGCTCGGCGGCGTCGTGTTCGGCCAGATTGGAGATCGGCTCGGCCGGAAGCGGACGCTGCAGATCACGATCCTCCTGATCGGTGTCGCAACCGTCCTCATGGGCTGCCTTCCCACCTACCATCAGATCGGTGTGTGGGCTCCGATCCTGCTTGTCGCACTCCGCTTCGTCCAGGGCCTCGCGCTCGGCGGCGAATGGGGCGGTGCTGTGCTGTTGGTCGCGGAGCACGCTCCCGACAAGGACCGTGCGTTCTGGGCGTCGTGGCCGCAGGCCGCAGTGCCGCTCGGCAACGTCCTCGCCACCGCTGTCCTCTGGGTTCTGACCTCCACGCTGTCGTCGAGCGCGTTCCTCGCATGGGGCTGGCGCATCGCCTTCTGGGTCTCCGCGATCGTCATCATCGTGGGCTACGTGATCCGGACCAAGGTCACCGAAGCCCCCATCTTCGAGGCGGCCAAGGCTGAGCTCGAGGCCGAGAAGGCCGCGGGGTACGGGGTCTTCGAGGTGATCCGCCGCTACCCGAGGGGGATCCTCGTGGGCATGGGCCTCCGCTTCGCGGAGAACATCATGTACTACCTCGTGGTCACCTTCTCGATCGTGTATCTCGGTACGGGGCTCAAGATGAACACGGCCTCGATCCTTGGCGTCATCGCAATAGCACACGTGTGCCACTTCGTGGTGATCCTCACCGTTGGCCGGATGGCCGACCGGGTCGGCCGCAAGCCCGTCTACCTCGCCGGGGCGATCCTCACCGCGACCTGGGGATTCTGGGCTTTCCCTGCGTTCGGAACGAAGAACACCTGGGCCATCCTCTTGACGATCATCGTGGGTCTCGTCTTCCATGCCCTCATGTACTCCGGTCAGCCGGCCATCATGGCCGAGATGTTCCCAACCCGTATGCGCTACTCCGGCGTGTCCATCTGCTACCAGGTCACGTCGATCGTGGCTGGCTCGCTCGCGCCCGTCTTCGCGACTGAGTGGCTCAAGGCCACGGGCTCGTGGTGGCCGACCGCCGTCTACCTCGCGATCGCATCCCTCATCACCGCCGCCGCCGTGATCGCGCTCCGCGAGACGAAGGGAGCCTCGCTCCACGCGCTCGACGCGGCGGATGCTGCCCGCGTGGGTGTTGCGGGCGAGGCAAGGGCGCGCGCATGA
- a CDS encoding LysR family transcriptional regulator yields MTTASPSPDQLLVLLEVSRAGKFTTAGESLGLNHTTIARKIAALEKSLGGRVLARAAGGWELTPLGERAVGIAEEVADAVGRLAPGADDPVTGVVRMTATDGFSAYIASPAVADLRGEHPNLAVELITVTRRALQQRSGVDIEVVVGEPQVHRAEAMRLGEYTLGMYASRDYLERHGAPETPEELARHGLVYFVDSMLQVDDLDAPRRLAPEMRDGLTSTNVFVHIEATRAGAGIGFLPCFMADRHDDLVRLLPGYFREQLPYWMVLRPDSMRHPAVAAVVDALKRKVAEARAMLMG; encoded by the coding sequence ATGACGACGGCGTCCCCCTCGCCCGACCAGCTCCTCGTCCTCCTCGAGGTCTCCCGCGCGGGGAAGTTCACGACAGCGGGCGAGAGCCTCGGCCTCAACCACACGACCATCGCCCGCAAGATCGCCGCTCTTGAGAAATCGCTTGGGGGCAGGGTGCTCGCCCGGGCCGCGGGCGGGTGGGAGCTTACTCCCCTCGGCGAGCGCGCGGTGGGCATCGCCGAAGAGGTCGCGGACGCCGTCGGCCGCCTCGCCCCGGGCGCAGACGATCCCGTCACCGGCGTCGTCCGGATGACCGCGACGGACGGCTTCAGCGCCTACATCGCCTCCCCCGCCGTCGCCGACCTGCGCGGGGAACACCCGAACCTCGCCGTCGAACTCATTACTGTGACGCGGCGGGCGCTCCAGCAGCGCTCCGGCGTCGACATCGAGGTGGTGGTCGGCGAGCCCCAGGTCCACCGGGCCGAGGCGATGCGGCTCGGCGAGTACACGCTCGGGATGTACGCCTCGCGCGACTACCTCGAGCGGCACGGCGCGCCCGAGACTCCCGAGGAGCTGGCCCGGCACGGCCTCGTCTACTTCGTGGACTCGATGCTCCAGGTGGACGACCTCGACGCACCGCGCAGACTCGCCCCGGAGATGCGGGATGGCCTCACGTCAACGAACGTGTTCGTGCATATCGAGGCGACGCGCGCCGGGGCCGGCATCGGCTTCCTGCCGTGCTTCATGGCGGATCGCCACGACGACCTTGTGCGGCTCCTGCCCGGCTACTTCCGCGAGCAGCTTCCGTACTGGATGGTGCTGCGGCCCGACTCGATGCGCCACCCCGCGGTCGCCGCCGTCGTCGACGCCCTCAAGCGCAAGGTGGCCGAGGCGCGGGCGATGCTCATGGGGTAG
- a CDS encoding GNAT family N-acetyltransferase — translation MDFEITDAGPDDAEELLAVKDQGWREAYVHLFSPDFLARLGGNPERTERWRQLLAGDGGEHFAVGRSAGRMVGMAGAGPARADSGGDAPAPQELYTIYILAEAYGSGLSKALAERVLGDGPAFLWVLEENARAIAFYRKLGFEPDGAREFFVADDQRVPEIRMVRG, via the coding sequence GTGGACTTCGAGATCACCGACGCCGGGCCCGACGACGCCGAGGAGCTTCTCGCCGTCAAGGATCAGGGCTGGCGGGAAGCCTATGTCCACCTGTTTTCCCCCGACTTCCTCGCGCGCCTCGGCGGCAACCCGGAGCGCACCGAGCGTTGGCGGCAGCTTCTGGCAGGCGACGGCGGAGAGCACTTTGCGGTGGGCCGTTCGGCCGGGCGCATGGTCGGGATGGCGGGGGCCGGCCCAGCGCGCGCCGACTCGGGCGGCGACGCCCCGGCTCCGCAGGAGCTCTACACGATCTACATCCTCGCCGAGGCGTACGGGAGCGGGCTCTCGAAGGCCCTCGCGGAGCGGGTCCTCGGCGACGGTCCGGCATTCCTCTGGGTCCTCGAAGAGAACGCGCGGGCGATCGCGTTCTACAGGAAGCTCGGCTTCGAGCCTGACGGCGCGCGCGAGTTCTTCGTCGCCGATGACCAGCGCGTGCCGGAGATCAGGATGGTGCGAGGCTGA